Proteins found in one Salmo salar chromosome ssa26, Ssal_v3.1, whole genome shotgun sequence genomic segment:
- the LOC106587353 gene encoding zinc finger protein 821 isoform X2 produces MSRRKQNNPFKVNWPFHSTGFAGPLHTINMDGRDDFIEDSECHSNNSQQDSISDSDSDLDNHDSSSNTSADDHMTSTKRTHHRGVKEESEEGADLMNSCVCPLCTLEFSSPEQLITHVYQHTSLMGSSKNYVCPVCGRTLSSPGSLGRHLLIHSEDRLSNCAVCGTRFTDTNNFNREKLREVLNTGSSMECSSGDENCSMSRSLSSSPMGNPGHGLGHGHGPGHNQGHNPGRGTGHIPGHSHGPGYNPGHNQGHGHGPGHNHGQGLGHLPGHPLPSLHHSLLSSPPSFPDALSPSPGLPLLPDILSPMPVHPAGVLLVCNSCVAYQQLVDAQSPMRKWAMRRKNEPVEARMHRLERERSAKKTKREHESPEERELRRLRDREAKRMQRLQETEEQRTRRLLRDREAMRMKRANETPDKRQARLIREREAKRLKRRLEKIDPSLRGQIEHDPAAMAALTADMSLFQFPCPMPVPSLDNSLFMKLP; encoded by the exons GGCCCTTCCACAGCACCGGCTTTGCAGGCCCCCTCCACACTATTAACATGGATGGCAGGGACGATTTCATTGAGGACAGCGAATGCCACAGCAACAATTCCCAACAGGACAGCATTTCAG ACAGTGATAGCGACCTGGACAACCACGACTCATCCTCCAACACCTCAGCTGATGACCACATGACCTCCACCAAGAGAACACACCACAGGGGAGTTAAAGAA GAGAGCGAGGAGGGGGCCGACCTGATGAAcagctgtgtgtgtcctctgtgcaCCCTGGAGTTCAGCAGCCCCGAGCAGCTCATCACACACGTCTACCAg CACACATCGTTGATGGGCAGCAGTAAGAACTACGTGTGCCCAGTGTGTGGGCGCACGCTCAGCTCGCCAGGCTCCCTGGGGCGCCACCTTCTCATCCACTCTGAGGACCGCCTCTCCAACTGTGCTGTGTGTGGGACACGCTTCACCGACACCAACAACTTCAACAG GGAGAAGCTCAGAGAGGTCCTGAACACAGGCAGCAGTATGGAATGCAGCAGCGGAGATGAGAACTGTTCCATGTCCCGGTCTCTCTCCAGCAGCCCCATGGGCAACCCCGGTCATGGCCTGGGACACGGCCACGGGCCCGGCCACAACCAAGGACACAACCCTGGCCGTGGCACAGGCCACATCCCGGGACACAGCCACGGCCCGGGATACAACCCCGGCCACAACCAAGGACATGGACATGGCCCAGGACACAACCATGGCCAAGGTCTCGGACACCTCCCAGGCCACCCACTCCCCTCACTGCaccacagcctcctctcttcgcCCCCCTCCTTCCCTGACGCCCTCAGCCCCTCACCAGGCCTACCCCTGCTGCCAGACATCCTGAGCCCCATGCCTGTGCACCCGGCCGGAGTGTTGCTGGTGTGCAACAGCTGTGTGGCCTACCAGCAGCTGGTGGACGCCCAGTCTCCCATGAGGAAGTGGGCCATGCGCAGGAAGAACGAGCCGGTGGAGGCACGCATGCACCGTCTAGAGCGCGAGCGCTCCGCCAAGAAGACCAAGCGGGAGCACGAGTCGCCTGAGGAGCGGGAGCTGCGGAGGCTGCGGGACCGCGAAGCCAAGCGGATGCAGAGGCtgcaggagacagaggagcaACGGACACGGAGGCTTCTGCGCGACAGGGAGGCCATGCGGATGAAGAGGGCCAACGAGACACCAGATAAGAGGCAGGCCAGGCTGATCCGTGAGAGAGAGGCCAAGAGACTGAAACGGCGGCTGGAGAAGATTGACCCCTCCCTGAGAGGTCAGATAGAGCATGACCCAGCTGCTATGGCTGCCCTGACGGCAGACATGAGCCTGTTCCAGTTCCCCTGCCCCATGCCTGTCCCCTCTCTAGACAACAGCCTCTTCATGAAGCTGCCCTAG
- the LOC106587353 gene encoding zinc finger protein 821 isoform X1: protein MSRRKQNNPFKVNWPFHSTGFAGPLHTINMDGRDDFIEDSECHSNNSQQDSISEDSDSDLDNHDSSSNTSADDHMTSTKRTHHRGVKEESEEGADLMNSCVCPLCTLEFSSPEQLITHVYQHTSLMGSSKNYVCPVCGRTLSSPGSLGRHLLIHSEDRLSNCAVCGTRFTDTNNFNREKLREVLNTGSSMECSSGDENCSMSRSLSSSPMGNPGHGLGHGHGPGHNQGHNPGRGTGHIPGHSHGPGYNPGHNQGHGHGPGHNHGQGLGHLPGHPLPSLHHSLLSSPPSFPDALSPSPGLPLLPDILSPMPVHPAGVLLVCNSCVAYQQLVDAQSPMRKWAMRRKNEPVEARMHRLERERSAKKTKREHESPEERELRRLRDREAKRMQRLQETEEQRTRRLLRDREAMRMKRANETPDKRQARLIREREAKRLKRRLEKIDPSLRGQIEHDPAAMAALTADMSLFQFPCPMPVPSLDNSLFMKLP from the exons GGCCCTTCCACAGCACCGGCTTTGCAGGCCCCCTCCACACTATTAACATGGATGGCAGGGACGATTTCATTGAGGACAGCGAATGCCACAGCAACAATTCCCAACAGGACAGCATTTCAG AAGACAGTGATAGCGACCTGGACAACCACGACTCATCCTCCAACACCTCAGCTGATGACCACATGACCTCCACCAAGAGAACACACCACAGGGGAGTTAAAGAA GAGAGCGAGGAGGGGGCCGACCTGATGAAcagctgtgtgtgtcctctgtgcaCCCTGGAGTTCAGCAGCCCCGAGCAGCTCATCACACACGTCTACCAg CACACATCGTTGATGGGCAGCAGTAAGAACTACGTGTGCCCAGTGTGTGGGCGCACGCTCAGCTCGCCAGGCTCCCTGGGGCGCCACCTTCTCATCCACTCTGAGGACCGCCTCTCCAACTGTGCTGTGTGTGGGACACGCTTCACCGACACCAACAACTTCAACAG GGAGAAGCTCAGAGAGGTCCTGAACACAGGCAGCAGTATGGAATGCAGCAGCGGAGATGAGAACTGTTCCATGTCCCGGTCTCTCTCCAGCAGCCCCATGGGCAACCCCGGTCATGGCCTGGGACACGGCCACGGGCCCGGCCACAACCAAGGACACAACCCTGGCCGTGGCACAGGCCACATCCCGGGACACAGCCACGGCCCGGGATACAACCCCGGCCACAACCAAGGACATGGACATGGCCCAGGACACAACCATGGCCAAGGTCTCGGACACCTCCCAGGCCACCCACTCCCCTCACTGCaccacagcctcctctcttcgcCCCCCTCCTTCCCTGACGCCCTCAGCCCCTCACCAGGCCTACCCCTGCTGCCAGACATCCTGAGCCCCATGCCTGTGCACCCGGCCGGAGTGTTGCTGGTGTGCAACAGCTGTGTGGCCTACCAGCAGCTGGTGGACGCCCAGTCTCCCATGAGGAAGTGGGCCATGCGCAGGAAGAACGAGCCGGTGGAGGCACGCATGCACCGTCTAGAGCGCGAGCGCTCCGCCAAGAAGACCAAGCGGGAGCACGAGTCGCCTGAGGAGCGGGAGCTGCGGAGGCTGCGGGACCGCGAAGCCAAGCGGATGCAGAGGCtgcaggagacagaggagcaACGGACACGGAGGCTTCTGCGCGACAGGGAGGCCATGCGGATGAAGAGGGCCAACGAGACACCAGATAAGAGGCAGGCCAGGCTGATCCGTGAGAGAGAGGCCAAGAGACTGAAACGGCGGCTGGAGAAGATTGACCCCTCCCTGAGAGGTCAGATAGAGCATGACCCAGCTGCTATGGCTGCCCTGACGGCAGACATGAGCCTGTTCCAGTTCCCCTGCCCCATGCCTGTCCCCTCTCTAGACAACAGCCTCTTCATGAAGCTGCCCTAG
- the LOC106587353 gene encoding zinc finger protein 821 isoform X3 encodes MGDYSRAGPFHSTGFAGPLHTINMDGRDDFIEDSECHSNNSQQDSISEDSDSDLDNHDSSSNTSADDHMTSTKRTHHRGVKEESEEGADLMNSCVCPLCTLEFSSPEQLITHVYQHTSLMGSSKNYVCPVCGRTLSSPGSLGRHLLIHSEDRLSNCAVCGTRFTDTNNFNREKLREVLNTGSSMECSSGDENCSMSRSLSSSPMGNPGHGLGHGHGPGHNQGHNPGRGTGHIPGHSHGPGYNPGHNQGHGHGPGHNHGQGLGHLPGHPLPSLHHSLLSSPPSFPDALSPSPGLPLLPDILSPMPVHPAGVLLVCNSCVAYQQLVDAQSPMRKWAMRRKNEPVEARMHRLERERSAKKTKREHESPEERELRRLRDREAKRMQRLQETEEQRTRRLLRDREAMRMKRANETPDKRQARLIREREAKRLKRRLEKIDPSLRGQIEHDPAAMAALTADMSLFQFPCPMPVPSLDNSLFMKLP; translated from the exons GGCCCTTCCACAGCACCGGCTTTGCAGGCCCCCTCCACACTATTAACATGGATGGCAGGGACGATTTCATTGAGGACAGCGAATGCCACAGCAACAATTCCCAACAGGACAGCATTTCAG AAGACAGTGATAGCGACCTGGACAACCACGACTCATCCTCCAACACCTCAGCTGATGACCACATGACCTCCACCAAGAGAACACACCACAGGGGAGTTAAAGAA GAGAGCGAGGAGGGGGCCGACCTGATGAAcagctgtgtgtgtcctctgtgcaCCCTGGAGTTCAGCAGCCCCGAGCAGCTCATCACACACGTCTACCAg CACACATCGTTGATGGGCAGCAGTAAGAACTACGTGTGCCCAGTGTGTGGGCGCACGCTCAGCTCGCCAGGCTCCCTGGGGCGCCACCTTCTCATCCACTCTGAGGACCGCCTCTCCAACTGTGCTGTGTGTGGGACACGCTTCACCGACACCAACAACTTCAACAG GGAGAAGCTCAGAGAGGTCCTGAACACAGGCAGCAGTATGGAATGCAGCAGCGGAGATGAGAACTGTTCCATGTCCCGGTCTCTCTCCAGCAGCCCCATGGGCAACCCCGGTCATGGCCTGGGACACGGCCACGGGCCCGGCCACAACCAAGGACACAACCCTGGCCGTGGCACAGGCCACATCCCGGGACACAGCCACGGCCCGGGATACAACCCCGGCCACAACCAAGGACATGGACATGGCCCAGGACACAACCATGGCCAAGGTCTCGGACACCTCCCAGGCCACCCACTCCCCTCACTGCaccacagcctcctctcttcgcCCCCCTCCTTCCCTGACGCCCTCAGCCCCTCACCAGGCCTACCCCTGCTGCCAGACATCCTGAGCCCCATGCCTGTGCACCCGGCCGGAGTGTTGCTGGTGTGCAACAGCTGTGTGGCCTACCAGCAGCTGGTGGACGCCCAGTCTCCCATGAGGAAGTGGGCCATGCGCAGGAAGAACGAGCCGGTGGAGGCACGCATGCACCGTCTAGAGCGCGAGCGCTCCGCCAAGAAGACCAAGCGGGAGCACGAGTCGCCTGAGGAGCGGGAGCTGCGGAGGCTGCGGGACCGCGAAGCCAAGCGGATGCAGAGGCtgcaggagacagaggagcaACGGACACGGAGGCTTCTGCGCGACAGGGAGGCCATGCGGATGAAGAGGGCCAACGAGACACCAGATAAGAGGCAGGCCAGGCTGATCCGTGAGAGAGAGGCCAAGAGACTGAAACGGCGGCTGGAGAAGATTGACCCCTCCCTGAGAGGTCAGATAGAGCATGACCCAGCTGCTATGGCTGCCCTGACGGCAGACATGAGCCTGTTCCAGTTCCCCTGCCCCATGCCTGTCCCCTCTCTAGACAACAGCCTCTTCATGAAGCTGCCCTAG
- the LOC106587353 gene encoding zinc finger protein 821 isoform X5: MDGRDDFIEDSECHSNNSQQDSISDSDSDLDNHDSSSNTSADDHMTSTKRTHHRGVKEESEEGADLMNSCVCPLCTLEFSSPEQLITHVYQHTSLMGSSKNYVCPVCGRTLSSPGSLGRHLLIHSEDRLSNCAVCGTRFTDTNNFNREKLREVLNTGSSMECSSGDENCSMSRSLSSSPMGNPGHGLGHGHGPGHNQGHNPGRGTGHIPGHSHGPGYNPGHNQGHGHGPGHNHGQGLGHLPGHPLPSLHHSLLSSPPSFPDALSPSPGLPLLPDILSPMPVHPAGVLLVCNSCVAYQQLVDAQSPMRKWAMRRKNEPVEARMHRLERERSAKKTKREHESPEERELRRLRDREAKRMQRLQETEEQRTRRLLRDREAMRMKRANETPDKRQARLIREREAKRLKRRLEKIDPSLRGQIEHDPAAMAALTADMSLFQFPCPMPVPSLDNSLFMKLP; encoded by the exons ATGGATGGCAGGGACGATTTCATTGAGGACAGCGAATGCCACAGCAACAATTCCCAACAGGACAGCATTTCAG ACAGTGATAGCGACCTGGACAACCACGACTCATCCTCCAACACCTCAGCTGATGACCACATGACCTCCACCAAGAGAACACACCACAGGGGAGTTAAAGAA GAGAGCGAGGAGGGGGCCGACCTGATGAAcagctgtgtgtgtcctctgtgcaCCCTGGAGTTCAGCAGCCCCGAGCAGCTCATCACACACGTCTACCAg CACACATCGTTGATGGGCAGCAGTAAGAACTACGTGTGCCCAGTGTGTGGGCGCACGCTCAGCTCGCCAGGCTCCCTGGGGCGCCACCTTCTCATCCACTCTGAGGACCGCCTCTCCAACTGTGCTGTGTGTGGGACACGCTTCACCGACACCAACAACTTCAACAG GGAGAAGCTCAGAGAGGTCCTGAACACAGGCAGCAGTATGGAATGCAGCAGCGGAGATGAGAACTGTTCCATGTCCCGGTCTCTCTCCAGCAGCCCCATGGGCAACCCCGGTCATGGCCTGGGACACGGCCACGGGCCCGGCCACAACCAAGGACACAACCCTGGCCGTGGCACAGGCCACATCCCGGGACACAGCCACGGCCCGGGATACAACCCCGGCCACAACCAAGGACATGGACATGGCCCAGGACACAACCATGGCCAAGGTCTCGGACACCTCCCAGGCCACCCACTCCCCTCACTGCaccacagcctcctctcttcgcCCCCCTCCTTCCCTGACGCCCTCAGCCCCTCACCAGGCCTACCCCTGCTGCCAGACATCCTGAGCCCCATGCCTGTGCACCCGGCCGGAGTGTTGCTGGTGTGCAACAGCTGTGTGGCCTACCAGCAGCTGGTGGACGCCCAGTCTCCCATGAGGAAGTGGGCCATGCGCAGGAAGAACGAGCCGGTGGAGGCACGCATGCACCGTCTAGAGCGCGAGCGCTCCGCCAAGAAGACCAAGCGGGAGCACGAGTCGCCTGAGGAGCGGGAGCTGCGGAGGCTGCGGGACCGCGAAGCCAAGCGGATGCAGAGGCtgcaggagacagaggagcaACGGACACGGAGGCTTCTGCGCGACAGGGAGGCCATGCGGATGAAGAGGGCCAACGAGACACCAGATAAGAGGCAGGCCAGGCTGATCCGTGAGAGAGAGGCCAAGAGACTGAAACGGCGGCTGGAGAAGATTGACCCCTCCCTGAGAGGTCAGATAGAGCATGACCCAGCTGCTATGGCTGCCCTGACGGCAGACATGAGCCTGTTCCAGTTCCCCTGCCCCATGCCTGTCCCCTCTCTAGACAACAGCCTCTTCATGAAGCTGCCCTAG
- the LOC106587353 gene encoding zinc finger protein 821 isoform X4: MDGRDDFIEDSECHSNNSQQDSISEDSDSDLDNHDSSSNTSADDHMTSTKRTHHRGVKEESEEGADLMNSCVCPLCTLEFSSPEQLITHVYQHTSLMGSSKNYVCPVCGRTLSSPGSLGRHLLIHSEDRLSNCAVCGTRFTDTNNFNREKLREVLNTGSSMECSSGDENCSMSRSLSSSPMGNPGHGLGHGHGPGHNQGHNPGRGTGHIPGHSHGPGYNPGHNQGHGHGPGHNHGQGLGHLPGHPLPSLHHSLLSSPPSFPDALSPSPGLPLLPDILSPMPVHPAGVLLVCNSCVAYQQLVDAQSPMRKWAMRRKNEPVEARMHRLERERSAKKTKREHESPEERELRRLRDREAKRMQRLQETEEQRTRRLLRDREAMRMKRANETPDKRQARLIREREAKRLKRRLEKIDPSLRGQIEHDPAAMAALTADMSLFQFPCPMPVPSLDNSLFMKLP, from the exons ATGGATGGCAGGGACGATTTCATTGAGGACAGCGAATGCCACAGCAACAATTCCCAACAGGACAGCATTTCAG AAGACAGTGATAGCGACCTGGACAACCACGACTCATCCTCCAACACCTCAGCTGATGACCACATGACCTCCACCAAGAGAACACACCACAGGGGAGTTAAAGAA GAGAGCGAGGAGGGGGCCGACCTGATGAAcagctgtgtgtgtcctctgtgcaCCCTGGAGTTCAGCAGCCCCGAGCAGCTCATCACACACGTCTACCAg CACACATCGTTGATGGGCAGCAGTAAGAACTACGTGTGCCCAGTGTGTGGGCGCACGCTCAGCTCGCCAGGCTCCCTGGGGCGCCACCTTCTCATCCACTCTGAGGACCGCCTCTCCAACTGTGCTGTGTGTGGGACACGCTTCACCGACACCAACAACTTCAACAG GGAGAAGCTCAGAGAGGTCCTGAACACAGGCAGCAGTATGGAATGCAGCAGCGGAGATGAGAACTGTTCCATGTCCCGGTCTCTCTCCAGCAGCCCCATGGGCAACCCCGGTCATGGCCTGGGACACGGCCACGGGCCCGGCCACAACCAAGGACACAACCCTGGCCGTGGCACAGGCCACATCCCGGGACACAGCCACGGCCCGGGATACAACCCCGGCCACAACCAAGGACATGGACATGGCCCAGGACACAACCATGGCCAAGGTCTCGGACACCTCCCAGGCCACCCACTCCCCTCACTGCaccacagcctcctctcttcgcCCCCCTCCTTCCCTGACGCCCTCAGCCCCTCACCAGGCCTACCCCTGCTGCCAGACATCCTGAGCCCCATGCCTGTGCACCCGGCCGGAGTGTTGCTGGTGTGCAACAGCTGTGTGGCCTACCAGCAGCTGGTGGACGCCCAGTCTCCCATGAGGAAGTGGGCCATGCGCAGGAAGAACGAGCCGGTGGAGGCACGCATGCACCGTCTAGAGCGCGAGCGCTCCGCCAAGAAGACCAAGCGGGAGCACGAGTCGCCTGAGGAGCGGGAGCTGCGGAGGCTGCGGGACCGCGAAGCCAAGCGGATGCAGAGGCtgcaggagacagaggagcaACGGACACGGAGGCTTCTGCGCGACAGGGAGGCCATGCGGATGAAGAGGGCCAACGAGACACCAGATAAGAGGCAGGCCAGGCTGATCCGTGAGAGAGAGGCCAAGAGACTGAAACGGCGGCTGGAGAAGATTGACCCCTCCCTGAGAGGTCAGATAGAGCATGACCCAGCTGCTATGGCTGCCCTGACGGCAGACATGAGCCTGTTCCAGTTCCCCTGCCCCATGCCTGTCCCCTCTCTAGACAACAGCCTCTTCATGAAGCTGCCCTAG
- the LOC106587353 gene encoding zinc finger protein 821 isoform X6 produces the protein MPQQQFPTGQHFRAVFASIEDSDSDLDNHDSSSNTSADDHMTSTKRTHHRGVKEESEEGADLMNSCVCPLCTLEFSSPEQLITHVYQHTSLMGSSKNYVCPVCGRTLSSPGSLGRHLLIHSEDRLSNCAVCGTRFTDTNNFNREKLREVLNTGSSMECSSGDENCSMSRSLSSSPMGNPGHGLGHGHGPGHNQGHNPGRGTGHIPGHSHGPGYNPGHNQGHGHGPGHNHGQGLGHLPGHPLPSLHHSLLSSPPSFPDALSPSPGLPLLPDILSPMPVHPAGVLLVCNSCVAYQQLVDAQSPMRKWAMRRKNEPVEARMHRLERERSAKKTKREHESPEERELRRLRDREAKRMQRLQETEEQRTRRLLRDREAMRMKRANETPDKRQARLIREREAKRLKRRLEKIDPSLRGQIEHDPAAMAALTADMSLFQFPCPMPVPSLDNSLFMKLP, from the exons ATGCCACAGCAACAATTCCCAACAGGACAGCATTTCAG GGCTGTGTTTGCCTCCATAGAAGACAGTGATAGCGACCTGGACAACCACGACTCATCCTCCAACACCTCAGCTGATGACCACATGACCTCCACCAAGAGAACACACCACAGGGGAGTTAAAGAA GAGAGCGAGGAGGGGGCCGACCTGATGAAcagctgtgtgtgtcctctgtgcaCCCTGGAGTTCAGCAGCCCCGAGCAGCTCATCACACACGTCTACCAg CACACATCGTTGATGGGCAGCAGTAAGAACTACGTGTGCCCAGTGTGTGGGCGCACGCTCAGCTCGCCAGGCTCCCTGGGGCGCCACCTTCTCATCCACTCTGAGGACCGCCTCTCCAACTGTGCTGTGTGTGGGACACGCTTCACCGACACCAACAACTTCAACAG GGAGAAGCTCAGAGAGGTCCTGAACACAGGCAGCAGTATGGAATGCAGCAGCGGAGATGAGAACTGTTCCATGTCCCGGTCTCTCTCCAGCAGCCCCATGGGCAACCCCGGTCATGGCCTGGGACACGGCCACGGGCCCGGCCACAACCAAGGACACAACCCTGGCCGTGGCACAGGCCACATCCCGGGACACAGCCACGGCCCGGGATACAACCCCGGCCACAACCAAGGACATGGACATGGCCCAGGACACAACCATGGCCAAGGTCTCGGACACCTCCCAGGCCACCCACTCCCCTCACTGCaccacagcctcctctcttcgcCCCCCTCCTTCCCTGACGCCCTCAGCCCCTCACCAGGCCTACCCCTGCTGCCAGACATCCTGAGCCCCATGCCTGTGCACCCGGCCGGAGTGTTGCTGGTGTGCAACAGCTGTGTGGCCTACCAGCAGCTGGTGGACGCCCAGTCTCCCATGAGGAAGTGGGCCATGCGCAGGAAGAACGAGCCGGTGGAGGCACGCATGCACCGTCTAGAGCGCGAGCGCTCCGCCAAGAAGACCAAGCGGGAGCACGAGTCGCCTGAGGAGCGGGAGCTGCGGAGGCTGCGGGACCGCGAAGCCAAGCGGATGCAGAGGCtgcaggagacagaggagcaACGGACACGGAGGCTTCTGCGCGACAGGGAGGCCATGCGGATGAAGAGGGCCAACGAGACACCAGATAAGAGGCAGGCCAGGCTGATCCGTGAGAGAGAGGCCAAGAGACTGAAACGGCGGCTGGAGAAGATTGACCCCTCCCTGAGAGGTCAGATAGAGCATGACCCAGCTGCTATGGCTGCCCTGACGGCAGACATGAGCCTGTTCCAGTTCCCCTGCCCCATGCCTGTCCCCTCTCTAGACAACAGCCTCTTCATGAAGCTGCCCTAG